From Diadema setosum chromosome 5, eeDiaSeto1, whole genome shotgun sequence, the proteins below share one genomic window:
- the LOC140228672 gene encoding coiled-coil domain-containing protein 6-like: MATDMADSASASEIESDTDSTKMSIPPRREELNNRIASLEQENKVLKMELETYKMKCKSLVAENRELRKASVTIQAQAEQEEEFISNTLMKKIQALKKEKEKLAVNYEQEEEYLTNDLSRKLTQLRHEKLHLERTLEQEQEYQVNKLMRKIERLENDTGGKQRKLEELKREKIDLENALEQEQEALVNRLWKRMEKLEAEKRILQEKLDEPVSAPPSPREIKNGDTTETLSRYVEQLRNEVRKLKNQLLATQMEHQERMNHIQQDEREVREENIRLQRKLLLEQERREALSRHLSESESSLEMDDERQFNEMAQGLRPRTISSPIPYSPSPARPISPAYPILTPPSPANRGASFASSTASHPSPISPFGTSPPVGPNPHTPHMRVRPQGPSQSSHQDRFVKPTNPTHTSTPTSNT, from the exons ATGGCCACCGACATGGCAGACAGTGCTAGTGCTAGCGAGATTGAGAGCGACACGGACAGTACCAAGATGTCCATTCCACCTCGAAGGGAAGAACTCAACAATAGAATTGCGAGCCTGGAACAAGAGAACAAAGTTCTGAAAATGGAATTGGAGActtacaaaatgaaatgcaagTCTTTGGTGGCAGAGAACAGAGAGCTGAGGAAGGCTAGTGTGACGATC CAAGCTCAAGCGGAACAGGAAGAAGAGTTTATCAGCAACACCTTGATGAAGAAGATCCAGGCGCTgaaaaaggagaaggagaagctAGCCGTGAACTATGAACAGGAAGAGGAGTACCTCACTAACGACCTGTCAAGAAAACTCACCcag TTGAGGCATGAGAAGCTCCACCTGGAACGGACCCTGGAGCAGGAGCAAGAATACCAGGTCAACAAACTCATGAGGAAGATCGAACGGCTGGAGAATGACACCGGTGGCAAGCAGCGCAAACTGGAAGAG TTGAAGCGGGAAAAGATCGATTTAGAAAATGCTCTGGAGCAAGAACAGGAGGCCTTGGTCAACAGACTGTGGAAACGCATGGAGAAACTGGAGGCAGAAAAGAG GATTCTTCAGGAGAAGTTGGATGAGCCAGTCTCGGCCCCGCCCTCCCCGCGGGAAATCAAGAACGGCGACACGACAGAGACGCTGTCTCGCTACGTGGAACAACTGAGGAATGAAGTGCGTAAACTGAAGAACCAACTGCTGGCAACACAAATGGAAC ACCAAGAGAGGATGAATCACATCCAGCAGGACGAGAGGGAGGTGCGGGAGGAGAACATCCGCCTCCAGCGCAAGCTGCTGCTGGAGCAGGAGCGGAGGGAGGCCCTCAGCCGACACCTGTCCGAGAGCGAGTCCAGCCTGGAGATGGACGACGAGCGGCAGTTCAACGAGATGGCCCAGGGCCTGCGCCCCCGCACGATATCCTCGCCCATCCCCTACTCCCCCAGCCCCGCCCGGCCCATCTCCCCAG CTTACCCCATCTTGACTCCCCCTTCACCGGCCAATCGTGGCGCCTCGTTTGCCAGCTCGACCGCCAGCCACCCCTCACCAATTAGTCCTTTTGGTACCTCCCCTCCCGTGGGACCCAACCCGCACACCCCTCATATG